From Catharus ustulatus isolate bCatUst1 chromosome 6, bCatUst1.pri.v2, whole genome shotgun sequence, a single genomic window includes:
- the CCDC198 gene encoding uncharacterized protein CCDC198: protein MGLSSSKGHPKVTRVAPVPPRGDVPALSALQGLPREPGQSNPHPPVPIFHLELPPLRETRHGRACVGPLSLNTLPGKDGSSIIKQHPPRKPQRLEPAIPAQAITPAEPWSQPEVAASPKPKVLEKRGQSLNPLPGRRQHLHKLQMLDLTRRRREAELKRNLHREAKTSEQKMKELSPKDALDTPQRGGSTRSPDPIPAEHNQLFPEHHPGNTWGGGLSRQPGRAELSPGSKDKVDLWFCREQRSRDVFWDSSSTGSEEGEREEKIHHKPTLVRTRTERISLFDDFFDRDF from the exons atggggctgagctCCTCCAAGGGGCACCCCAAGGTGACCAGGGTGGCCCCAGTGCCCCCCCGGGGGGATGTGCCCGCTCTGAGTgccctgcaggggctgcccagagagCCAGGACAGTCCAACCCACACCCCCCAGTGCCCATCTTCCACCTGGAGCTTCCACCCCTGCGGGAGACCCGGCACGGGAGAGCCTGTGTAG GGCCCCTCTCCCTGAACACCTTGCCAGGAAAGGATGGGAGCAGCATCATCAAGCAGCACCCACCCCGAAAGCCTCAG AGGCTTGAACCTGCCATCCCTGCACAAGCAATCactcctgcagagccctggagccAGCCAGAAGTGGCTGCAAGCCCAAAACCAAAG GTGCTGGAGAAGAGGGGACAAAGCCTGAATCCCCTCCCTGGAAGGAGGCAGCATTTGCACAAGCTTCAGATGCTGGACTTGACCCGCAGGAGACGAGAG GCGGAGCTGAAGCGGAATCTCCACAGGGAGGCAAAAACCAGCGAGCAAAAAATGAAGGAACTCAGCCCCAAGGATGCCCTTGACACTCCCCAGAGAGGTGGCAGCACCAGAAGCCCAGACCCCATCCCTGCTGAGCACAATCAGCTTTTTCCTGAACACCACCCTG GAAACACGTGGGGTGGAGGACTCTccaggcagcctggcagggctgagctctcccCAGGCAGCAAGGACAAGGTTGACCTGTGGTTCTGCAGGGAGCAGCGGAGCAGGGATGTGTTCTGGGACTCCTCCAGCACGGGGtcagaggagggggagagggaagagaagattCACCACAAACCCACACTGGTGAGGACCAGGACAGAGAGGATTTCCCTGTTTGATGACTTCTTTGACAGGGATTTCTAG
- the SLC35F4 gene encoding solute carrier family 35 member F4 isoform X5, with the protein MAITGIVMMAYADGFQGDSIIGVAYAVGSASTSALYKVLFKMFLGSANFGEAAHFVSTLGFFNFIFISITPIILYFTKVEYWYPFSAVPWGYLCGVAGLWLAFNILVNVGVVLTYPILISIGTVLSVPGNAAVDLLKHKMIFSVVRLGATIIICMGFLLMLLPEEWDEITLRFINSLKEKKSEDHSEDITESSVHTRSRSRANGAVSIPLA; encoded by the exons ATGGCAATCACAGGAATTGTGATGATGGCATATGCAGATGGTTTCCAGGGTGATTCAATTATCGGGGTGGCCTACGCCGTGGGATCAGCCTCCACATCTGCACTCTATAAG GTTTTGTTCAAAATGTTCCTTGGGAGTGCAAACTTCGGGGAAGCAGCTCATTTTGTGTCCACCCTGGGCTTCTTCAACTTCATCTTCATCTCCATCACCCCCATCATCCTCTACTTCACTAAAGTGGAGTACTGGTACCCcttctctgctgtgccctggggttACCTGTGTGGAGTAGCTGGACTCTGGTTAG CTTTCAATATCCTGGTTAACGTTGGGGTGGTGCTGACCTACCCCATCCTGATCTCCATTGGCACCGTGCTCAGCGTCCCTGGGAATGCAG ccgTGGACCTGCTGAAGCACAAGATGATCTTCAGCGTGGTGCGCCTGGGGGCCACCATCATCATCTGCATGGGCTtcctgctgatgctgctgcctgAGGAGTGGGATGAGATCACCCTGAGGTTCATCAACAGCCTGAAGGAGAAGAAGAGCGAGGATCACTCCGAGGACATCACGGAATCCAGCGTGCACacgaggagcaggagcagagccaacGGGGCGGTGTCCATCCCGCTGGCGTAG